TCCTAACTCGCTAACCGTCCAGTCCATCTTTGATCCGATGTAGTGCTGGTACACGCAAGATAAGATCGATCACCAGATCACGCAAGAGCGTAGGCAACCTTTACCTAGGCCTCAAATTAGGAGGTGTTACACCCGTTAAACTTTTATCacatgtcacattggatgtttgatactaattaggagtattaaacatagtctaattacaaaactaattgcacggatggagtctaattcgtgagacaaatccattaagcctaattagttcatgttttgacaatatggtactacagcttaatagattcatctcgcgaattaaacttcatctgtgcaattagttttgtaattagctcatgttcatccgaacatccgatatgaccctgCTAAATCCGCGTAGTAGTCGCGGATCCGCTATCCTGCCACTCGTGCTCGTGCGTGCACGACGATACAATTCTAGTCTAGACACGGTTTGTGGCCGTATGTCCTTGGAGTAAACTCTATGCTCAATCACCCCACCAGGCCATTTCACGCTCACAGCGTCAGGCGCAATTTTGCCGTAGCGGCGCGACTGCTAGAGTGTATCTGGGTGGTTCACTGGTTCTgccgctgcagcctgcagggctGGCGCAAGCAGCGCACACATTCTTCCCACATCCTTCATCCATGGCATGGCCGAAGCAACCGTGACCGAAAGACACCGCTGTTCTTTCCCGTTTCCGCACTTGTTTACTGCCAAAAGACAACAGTCCCCCAAGCATCACGATCTccgctccatccccaaatcccCCCCGGCTCCGCCTGCGGCAGTGCGGCGCACGTTGTGGCCAGGCCCCCCGCGgtccccgcgccgccgtgccgtgccgtgccgccaGGCACGCAGGCAGATCGCCCCCAATCAAATCGCCACCCGCACCGACGCGCGAGCGCGATCCCCTTCACTCTAGTCAAGCTCTGGATCGgctcgcccccgtcgccgccctcaTGGCGACGTACCGCCCCGAGCATCCAAatccggccgcccgccgccaccggcccgtGCCCGTCGTGCTCCTCATGCTCGCCTTCTTCGCACTCcagctcctcatcttcctcgccTTCCGCACCGTCCGCCCCCCTCCCGCCCCGgcatccccctcctcctccgcctccgccaccgcggccgccgtgcCGGTGCTTGCGTCGGCACCGGCGCGCCGGGACGAGAATGACTCGAGCTGCGGGGGCGGGCTGGTGTACGTCTACGACCTCCCCGCGGCCTTCAACGAGGACCTGCTGGCGATGTGCGGCTCCCTGGCGCCGATGTACTCGCTGTGCCCCTACCTCGCCAACGACGGGCTGGGGCTCCCCGCGGCGGGGACCAACCTGTCGTCGCTCCTGCCGCGGGAGCTCCTCGGGTCGTGGTACGCGTCCGACCAGTTCGCGCTGGAGCACATCGTCCACCGCCGCCTGCTCTCGCACCGCTGCCGCACGGCGGACCCGTCCCGCGCCACGGCCTTCTTCGTGCCCTTCTACGCCGGGCTCGCCGTGGGGCGCCACCTGTGGGCGGCCAACGCCACGGGCACCGACAGGGACAGGGACTGCGTCGCGCTGCTGTCATGGCTCCACGGGCAGCCGTGGTACCGGCGCTCCCACGGCTGGGACCACTTCATCGCGCTGGGGCGCATCACGTGGGACTTCCGCCGCGCGTCGGAGGAAGGGTGGGGCGGCAGCTTCCTCACAATGCCCGGGGTGGCCAACCTCACCCGCCTCGTCATCGAGCGCGACCCCTGGGACGGCATGGACGTCGGCGTCCCGTACCCGACCGGGTtccacccgcgcgccgccgccgacgtgcgCGCGTGGCAGCGGTACGTGGCGCGGCGCCCGCGGCCCAGGCTATTCGCcttcgccggcgcgccgcggtCGGCCATCAGGGGCGACTTCCGCGCGCTGCTGCTGGGGGAGTGccaggcggccggcgccgcggcctgCGGCGCGCTGGACTGCGCCGAGGGCAGGTGCATCAGGAACAACGCCCTCGTCATGGAGCTCTTCATGAGCGCCAGGTTCTGCCTGCAGCCGCGCGGGGACAGCTTCACCCGCCGCTCCCTCTTCGACTGCATGGTGGCCGGCGCCGTCCCCGTGCTCTTCTGGCGGCGGAGCGCGTACCGGCAGTATGGGTGGTACCTGCCcgtgggcggcgggcgcgaggcGGAGTGGTCGGTGTTCATCGACCGCGACCAGCTCCGCGCGGGGAACCTCACGGTGCGCGGCGTGCTGGCGGCCATCCCGGAGCCGCGGGTGCGGCGGATGCGGGAGCGCGTGGTGGAGATGATCCCGAGGCTGGTGTACTccgcggccgacggcggggagaggctcggcggcggcatggaGGACGCCGTGGACGTCATGGTCGACGGCATGCTGCGGCGGGTCGCCGAGCAGCGCCCGAGATGGCGGACGACGTGACCTTCACCGCTGCAGTGCAGAACACCATTCACAGTTTCACAGAACACCATACTGATCATACGTTTCACagtttttttttcgttttccaTTCTGAATTCTTTTGTGTGAAGGATTTCGCTCGCGCGCGAAAGATACCGCGCGTAGCCTCGAGGAAGTTTGTGCTGCTGGCACTGCGCGGCTCTAGTTGTAAATTTACACAGAATCAGAGAGTGAGAATTCGCTTACGATGAATAGCATGCGTttgacctgctgctgctgctgctgcgtatGGGGAGCACCGTAAATGTTGAAGTCTGTGAGCAGCTGACAGGCTGCGCCAGACTTAGATTCTTGTTGTAGCAAGTTTGACCCCGGGAATGTATAGTTGTGTTCAATGTCTCAGAAAAATATAGGTATAATTTCTGATCAGATTGGTTGACTCCTCGATCTGATCTGGGCATGCCGACAAGCAGTACAAGAAGATTCCTTACGTGTTAAGCACTAGCAGCGTGCATTTGGGGATCTTTGGCTCGATGCAAGACAAGTTGTATGGCGATTGCCACGAGCTTCCCCTGCTGTCGCAGAACTGGTATATTCATCGCATGATGGATACACAAGCAGAGGATGTGTCTATATTGTGCACGTTAATCGTATAGTGTAGCTGAAGGTCAGCAAACCTAAGGGTCCATGTCTCTGCTAAAAAGCTTGGCCTACTTATTGCGAGGCAACAAGGATTGTGGCGAGGAGGTGATTGGTGTGCTCCGATAATCTGAATATCTGACCGGTGCTGATTTGAAGGACATAATGGCCAGCGGCGGTTTTTTCCCCAAAAGATGAACGAAGATATTTTGGCCCTTGAGCCTGGAATTTCTGTTAAACACCctcatttcatttcttttctttcctttttcggGAAAGGTCTTCTCGCACAAAAAAGTGAAACTGGGGCCTGGGCCAGGCAGCGAGTGAACAATTCACCCATTGGGCTTATATATAGTGCCAAAGAATTCTATAGGATATAAACTTGGGCCCAAGAGTCATGCTGCTTCTGGGCCTCTTAACGAGACAACAACTTCACGGAAACAGGACATCTGCATGGGCCGTCAACCTCTTAACCGGGCTGCATACTGGAGCAGCATAAGTGCAAAATCATCAGGCCACGATTGGGTTCACCAGAAGAAAAGGTACCACCATCAGTGCTGCAGGCCAGCAGCATTGCACTCTCGGAAGAAAACTGCAAAGGGCTCATCCAATTCCCTCGCGGAGCCTCTACCCCGCAAaggcaacaagccaacaacaaCGTCCATCACGCATTCACGCCTCCTTTCCGAGCCGGCAATgatgcgcccccccccccccccccccccccccccccccccccccccggggcaCGCTCTAAAGTGAGCTTTTGCCCAAGACGAGGCTTGTCATCAGTCCACGCGGCCACCACTATCGGGTGTTAGCGCTAGTGGTGCGCGCACGGTGATCACTGACCACGGTGAAAGTCCACGGCACTGCAGAGTGACAGTGGCGCCTTCTCTGTTATCCCCTGTTCCCCAACACTACACACCTCCCTTTCTACCTCCCCATCATCGCGTGCAGTGTTCATAGTTACCGACAGCCCAGTCACCTACAGTAACACACTTGCAGGCCGAAGAGCCGGAAATTAGGAGTGCTGAGTGCACATGTATGAGCTTGCATCATGAGTTTCCAGGCCAGTGTattcagataaaaaaaaagtaaagcaGAAGTACAGAGGGATCCTTCATGAAGCATGAGGTGACTGTGCGATGAACTGCAAGAAGTGGACCTTCGATCATTCAAATCGATATACAGCTCACGTTATTCGTCTGCCCGCTTACGGGCCCAACCCTGGATCGAGAATCAAAAACTCGTAGCCGTGTGGCCTTAACTAGTTATAAGTAGTCTAAAAAGTATCGTAATATAGAAACAAGAAGATACTGAACGTGGAACGCAGTAATTGATGATCGCTGCACAGACTGCACGCGATGGCTTCAGGAATTCAAGCTCCGTCACGCGACGATCAGGTCACTGCAAAGTTTACAGTGAAAACAGTTACCGAACTGAGGTTTACAGTGAAATTTCTCCTGCAGCACTCCATCGCCACATGACCGACATcagttgttttttcttttcttttcttttttatttcactTGTCCTTGATTAACTCAGCCGACAAACAAAGACCAGATGCAAGTGTCAAATCCTTTTTAATCGTGCTTTAGAAGTTTTGTCCTGGGCTGATCTCTGACCATTTTGCTTTAGATTTGACCTCTCTTCTCCTTGCACATGTGTTTTTCTCTTCAGAACTTCTCTTTTCCACGTGTTGGCACCGTGAGAGGAGCCCATCAGCCTCCCACACTGGACAATCTGTTCAGGGCCACATGCATCATTATTTAACCGCAGATCTTCCAGAAGTTTTAAGTATTACTCCTAAGTTTTTTATTCAAAGTATTTATATGGGGTGTTTGCATCCATGGTTCCGGTagcattggatgtttgatactaattataaggactaaatatgaactaattataaaattaattgcataagtcgcggctaattcgcgagacaaatctattaagccgaATGAATCCATATTTAGCACAtctttactgtagcatcatatgataaaatcatgaattaattagatttaatatattcatctcgccaattaaccttcatttatgtaattgattttgtaattaacctatatttaatacttctaatatCTAAAGTCCCCGTCTCCGTACGGGGCGACCTGCTCCAGGTTCCGGGAGGTCAAAACTCTTCAAGATCTACCGCTTATAAAAAAACATCACAGGTTTGTAAGTGAGCCCACACGATAGAGCCACCGACGCACGATTGCACGAACACAGCCACTGTGGACCTGTCCAAATTAAACTCCTCTCCAGGCGTAAGGAGCAGGGGGACGAGCTGACGAGTGCTCACAAGGTATTGTCTTCGACCGTTTTTGTTCGGCTCCTCCGAAGCCTCGAGTGTCGTTCAAGCGTCGAGACGCGTAGCAAACCAGCAAAGCCCCGCCGGTGCGTGGCGGCTCGCAAAGCAGTTCTGGCGTTCCGCCGTAGGCTTACGCCACCGTCACAAAAACCAGCGGCCACTCCGCCTCCGGGAACGGAGCGGAGCAAAAAGAGTGAGGGGGGAAGAGGAAATTCTCGGGGCAGAGGAACTGAGGAAGGAGACATGGCGATCCAGCCAACAAGACGCGAGCGGACGCTGCAGCATTGCCAGCCAAAAAAAGCTCGGCAAAAACGCGACGAAACCGAGATGATGCAGCCATCCCCGAGTAGAGTACAGCCAAGGCCTATGCGAGGCTCGAGCGGTCGCTTTCGGTTTCCATCAGCGTGCGTGCTCCGCTCCGCCCAGGACCACGGCCTGACCGCCATCGCGGCCAGCGTGCAAGGCAATGGCATAGCGAGGAAACGTTCGATAGCCACGTCCACAACTGCAGGGCACAGCGCAGAGTCACACGATGCTCACCAGGGGCAGTTACTGACATTTGTTTGTGAGCACGGCAAATGAGGGTGAAAATTGAAAATGCAGAGGACTAGTCCTCCTCCATGAGGTGGAAGGCTGAAGACTCCTGATGAAATGACTGGGCCTCCCAAGTTAAAGTTAAAGGGAGTGTTTGAATGTTTAGGTCCGAGTAAAATTCATGCCACAACAAATATTCGGAGGTTATAATTAttaaactaattacatagatggaagctaattcgcgagatgaatctattaaacctaattaatgaatctattaaacctaattaattcattattagcacatgtttactgtagcatcacattgtcaaattatgaactatgtagcatcacattgtcaaatcatgaactaattaagcttaatagatttgtctcgcaaattagcttccatctgtgcaattaattttgtaattagtctatatttaatacttctaattaatatctaaatgagaattttaggagctcccggagaaacaaacacccctagATCAGTTGAATTAATACGGATCACATTTTTCGCCTACCTGCTTACTGCTTTCATATAGGAGTACACGAGTGACCAAATCTTATAGCATTATAAAATCACTAGTGCTAACAATCATTAGCCACATCAATCCAACCTCCTGCCACAAgggccatcgccggcggcgtAGTACGGTTAAAGATCAAAGAATGACAAGGAATTGCAAGAAGCTGCAGGAAACTACTGGCTGGATATGCAAAATGCAGCTGGAGCCTGGAAGGAGCACAAGACACAAGATCAACCTCAAATGACAGTTCCGGGCTCAATACTAGCAAAAGCATCACAATCACGGTCTCCACCTGAGAAGTGGAGGACCAAATCCTACTTCCTACTAACTACCAACCAGCAAACAAGGAGGAGAAGAAACACCTGATGAGATGAGCATGTCAAATTATCGATGGAGCCCACGAGAACTCACGAGCAACAACAGATTGCATCGCGTCGGATCACGCATGCTCAGAGAGAGAGAACTACGGGGGCGGGCTCGGCGTCGAACACCTGCCGCTCGCCCGCTCACAAGAAGGACGCGACGGCCAGGGCGACACAGGCCCCCGTGGCCGCGAagctcgcggccgccgccgcggcgccgttcTTCTTCGACTCGACCTTGTCGGCCGCGTCGCCCTCAGGGGCGTCGGCGGGGGCCATGTCGGGCGAGTCCGacgggggcgcgggcggggaGTGTGAAGGGGacttggccttcttcttcttcttgccggcggccttgggagagggcgcgggcgcggatgTTTCGGGAGCCGGGGCCGAAGCGGGCACGTCGGCGGCCGgtccgggcgccggcgccggggacggcGCGCCGCCGAAGAGCCCGGGCGGGAGCAGCACCTTGTCCACCGTGAGGATGACCGTGGGGGTGTCGTCGAGCACGGTGGACGCGACGCGGGACTTGTCCTTGCCGGTGTCCAGCGACACGTCGTCGCCGCTGGAGACGACGGAGAGGTCGTACTTACCCGCGCCGGTGGACGCCAGGGTCGGGATGTCGCCCTTGGCGACCTTGAGCGAGGACTTGGGCGTGTACTGCGGCAGCGCGTGGTACTGCAGCAGCGTGACGAGGTCGGCGCTGGAGAGCTTGCTCAGATCGGGCAGGTCCTTGGCCTTGAAGGCGTCGTCGTTGGGCGCGAGCAGCGTGAGCGCCTTGTCCATGGCGGCCTGGTACATCTTGACCACCCCGGACGACACGATGAGGCGCGCGAACTGCTTGCAGCCGGCCTTCTCGAGGAGGTCCGTGAGGTTGACCGAAGAGGCCGACGGGGAGCCGAAGAGGCCCGGGAAGGTGATGGGGTCGGAGACCTCGAGGACGGAGAGGGTGGAGGGCTCCTCGTCGACGCGCTTGGTGTAGGTGGACTGGAACTTGGCAccgggcgcggcgggggcgaATCCGACCTTGCCGCCGCGGAGGTCGGTGATGTTGACGTGGCCCATGTTGCCAGCGGCCTGGCCAGTCTTCTGGTAGAGCGAGGTGGTGAGCTCGGAGCCGGAGTCGAGGGAGTGCAGCTTCTTCTCGTCGAAGTAGTCGAGGAGGGtgaggaggcggagcgcgtTCTTGATGTCGGCGAGGGAGAGGTTGGCGACGAGCGAGGACATGGCGCCGTTGGTGAGGACGAGGACGGTCACCGTGTGCTCGCTGTTGATCTCGTCGCACACCTTGGTCTCGGAGAGGTAGCTGTTGTACAGCGTGTACTCCGACCGCCCGTCGAGGACGGTCGTGATGTTGTGGGTGGAGgaggagtcggcggcggcggcgagggacgcggcgagggagagggcgaggaggaagaggtggccgcggtggtggtgggaggcggccatggcgccgcGGTGTCGGtacggtgctgctgctgccggtggGTTGAGGAGAAGGGGAGAAACCGGAGTAAGGATGTGCAGCGTGGGGGATAAATGTGGGAGAGGGGTTTTAGCGTGGGCGTGGCCGCTTTGTTTTGTTTGGgggcgtggccgcgtgggtTTTGCAGTTTCGGGGTTGAGTTGGGAGACGTTGGGTTGGAGGTCGGGTTGAGGTTTTGACCCTGGGTTAAGGTTCGGGTGAAGCGGCGCTGGTGACAGGGTGTGGGGCACTAAAGTCTGTGCCGGTGCTGGTGCTTCGATTGCTGTGATGATTTTCTGTGGTGAGGTGGGGTGACTCGCGTGCTCGGGTGGTGTGGAGTGGAGCACGAGGAGTGGACTACCCGTACAAGTTATCGGTATCTGAAAATGTGTACGTACGGAGTACATTCGTTTTAAAAAAGAATACCCCTTTTTTATTGGTGCATTCAGCATACTGTATACTGCTGTGGTGGGGTTTTCTTTTTTGACACAATATCGCCAAAATATGCATCAATTGAATCGCCGAAAATTCATACGTGGCTGGTCTTTTTGGCATAAAACTATGATGGAGTACTGTGGTAGCGAGCAGCGTCCTCCTCTGATGTCTGATCTCTGATGCTACGCAGAGTACTTCATGTTTTGGGATTTTTCCTTTCGTGAGCTTGCAACAAAGAGGAAAAATAAGTGAGGACTCGTGCTAGTTTAAAACTCAGCAGAACCCATTGTTTCGTCAGCTCATGTAGAATTGTAGATCCATCCGCCCTCACGAGTTTACCTACGCCTCTACGCCATCATCGGGCATGTTGAGTGCGAAGGCAAAAGCAAGATGCCACCATGATTTCCAGGCTCGATCATGTAAGCCAGCGAAATGCCACCGGATTAGTGGACGGGTTTGATTGGCGTCTTCCCCACT
This portion of the Setaria viridis chromosome 7, Setaria_viridis_v4.0, whole genome shotgun sequence genome encodes:
- the LOC117863059 gene encoding xyloglucan galactosyltransferase XLT2, with the translated sequence MATYRPEHPNPAARRHRPVPVVLLMLAFFALQLLIFLAFRTVRPPPAPASPSSSASATAAAVPVLASAPARRDENDSSCGGGLVYVYDLPAAFNEDLLAMCGSLAPMYSLCPYLANDGLGLPAAGTNLSSLLPRELLGSWYASDQFALEHIVHRRLLSHRCRTADPSRATAFFVPFYAGLAVGRHLWAANATGTDRDRDCVALLSWLHGQPWYRRSHGWDHFIALGRITWDFRRASEEGWGGSFLTMPGVANLTRLVIERDPWDGMDVGVPYPTGFHPRAAADVRAWQRYVARRPRPRLFAFAGAPRSAIRGDFRALLLGECQAAGAAACGALDCAEGRCIRNNALVMELFMSARFCLQPRGDSFTRRSLFDCMVAGAVPVLFWRRSAYRQYGWYLPVGGGREAEWSVFIDRDQLRAGNLTVRGVLAAIPEPRVRRMRERVVEMIPRLVYSAADGGERLGGGMEDAVDVMVDGMLRRVAEQRPRWRTT
- the LOC117862596 gene encoding fasciclin-like arabinogalactan protein 8: MAASHHHRGHLFLLALSLAASLAAAADSSSTHNITTVLDGRSEYTLYNSYLSETKVCDEINSEHTVTVLVLTNGAMSSLVANLSLADIKNALRLLTLLDYFDEKKLHSLDSGSELTTSLYQKTGQAAGNMGHVNITDLRGGKVGFAPAAPGAKFQSTYTKRVDEEPSTLSVLEVSDPITFPGLFGSPSASSVNLTDLLEKAGCKQFARLIVSSGVVKMYQAAMDKALTLLAPNDDAFKAKDLPDLSKLSSADLVTLLQYHALPQYTPKSSLKVAKGDIPTLASTGAGKYDLSVVSSGDDVSLDTGKDKSRVASTVLDDTPTVILTVDKVLLPPGLFGGAPSPAPAPGPAADVPASAPAPETSAPAPSPKAAGKKKKKAKSPSHSPPAPPSDSPDMAPADAPEGDAADKVESKKNGAAAAAASFAATGACVALAVASFL